The following are encoded together in the Osmerus eperlanus chromosome 18, fOsmEpe2.1, whole genome shotgun sequence genome:
- the gfra2b gene encoding GDNF family receptor alpha-2, with translation MILLNIISLLFLFDMSACLSELGAPGWREPLDCVRASELCNQNSQCSSRYRIMRQCLSGRDQERSTMLASRECQGALEVLQDSPLYDCRCKRGMKKELQCLQNYWSIHMGLTEGEEFYETSPYEPIRFSDEFRHASIISDSSLSKTSPCSEVGRPCNPCLDAAKACNLNDTCKRQRSAYIAICNKATPPQPSLANQEPCSRKRCHKALRQFFERVSWELSYPLLFCSCGDQACAERRRQTIVPACSHQERHKPTCLELRHTCRSDALCR, from the exons ATGATTCTGCTGAACATTATCAGCTTGCTGTTTCTATTTG ACATGAGTGCGTGTTTGTCGGAGCTGGGAGCCCCCGGTTGGAGGGAGCCCCTGGACTGCGTTCGCGCGTCTGAACTCTGTAACCAGAACAGCCAGTGCAGCTCTCGCTACCGTATCATGCGTCAGTGTCTGTCTGGTAGGGACCAGGAGCGCAGTACCATGCTGGCCTCCAGGGAGTGCCAGGGGGCGCTGGAGGTCCTGCAGGACTCGCCGCTCTACGACTGCCGCTGCAAGAGAGGCATGAAGAAGGAGCTCCAGTGTCTGCAGAACTACTGGAGTATTCACATGGGCCTGACCGAGG GTGAGGAGTTTTACGAGACGTCTCCCTACGAGCCAATCCGCTTCTCCGATGAGTTCAGACACGCCTCCATCATCTCAG actcgtCTCTGTCCAAGACCAGCCCCTGCTCGGAGGTGGGGAGACCCTGTAACCCGTGTCTGGACGCAGCCAAGGCCTGTAACCTCAACGACACGTGTAAACGCCAACGCTCCGCCTACATCGCCATCTGCAACAAAGCCACGCCCCCCCAGCCGTCGCTGGCCAATCAGGAACCCTGCAGCCGAAAGCGATGTCACAAG GCTCTTCGTCAATTCTTCGAGCGCGTGTCGTGGGAGCTGAGCTACCCTCTGCTGTTCTGCTCGTGCGGCGACCAGGCGTGCGCCGAGCGCCGCAGGCAGACCATCGTCCCCGCCTGCTCCCACCAGGAGAGACACAAGCCCACCTGCCTGGAGCTGAGGCACACCTGTCGCTCCGACGCGCTCTGCAGGTAG